A region of Bacteroidales bacterium DNA encodes the following proteins:
- a CDS encoding T9SS type A sorting domain-containing protein, which yields MRKNYLLFILIFITSFGFSQSITWNGYEISYIAETSFDTGLDGKDVNSKLQITNISNTSPLPLYFQLYIEGLSSEDPIRDTHGDGGFAVFPNGGGLLIEQGQTAYTQSWLSGIYEGRFGNIPPIVGETKPYNFHFLFSESSDALNAAGFPKNETTVADLPVVLEFTNHENSVDVSNGDLSITVEVTTDDTFPFRVEVVTELRGFIGTDLFNTIRVQNGNGGTTPYIFKANVANRDDWVVRIDKPDKKIEIINVDPNDPNISITLTPSMQGISPYDFTLLKSINTATGFWRGAVSESEGTFLAVPGQENWSSSGPSKADSKIYKYSFDGTLIWDFDFEWEAWGGDMSEDGKIVIVASNRPESSGTYNPSGDEYMLVIDGETGNVMANIPGLETKSLKISRDAKYVAIGSQHGTFHIYDIVNHLMHMNVGGSNIHGQVREMLWSSDNTSLYVSTGDGYLRKYSLNLSETVSSINTWTAYAGGWAFINGLNLSEDFNYITVGSKDKGQTVISTTDGTVLWAKHTGNFDSKISKDGRRLVTFGGKIFDLLTGELTGFLNRTATAHFFNTSDFILAADRVTINGDNIQNGITVHSLEGIQLNNTLGKDRFYDTNDLSYTGGEQVQWSYLSDDDSRLIVLSRDMNTLNEVGISIYSIANNGEGPLSVEDKPTFSDMIMLYPNPANERLNFLLSNSFIDDITSIQILDISGRIVKNIESILPHLSVDINDLDTGIYLVRVQTLNGKYSTKLVKR from the coding sequence ATGAGAAAAAATTATCTGCTTTTTATCTTGATTTTTATCACCTCTTTTGGTTTCTCTCAAAGCATTACTTGGAATGGTTATGAGATATCTTATATTGCTGAAACTAGTTTTGACACTGGCTTAGACGGTAAAGATGTAAACTCCAAATTACAAATTACAAATATCAGTAACACATCACCCCTGCCCCTTTATTTTCAGTTGTATATTGAGGGTCTATCATCTGAAGATCCTATTAGAGATACCCATGGTGATGGTGGCTTTGCTGTATTTCCTAATGGAGGCGGACTTCTTATAGAACAAGGTCAGACGGCATATACTCAAAGCTGGTTGAGTGGAATTTACGAAGGCCGATTTGGAAATATTCCACCTATAGTTGGTGAAACAAAACCTTATAATTTCCATTTTCTTTTTAGCGAATCTAGCGATGCATTAAATGCTGCGGGCTTTCCAAAAAATGAAACTACAGTTGCTGATTTACCCGTAGTTTTAGAGTTTACTAATCACGAGAATTCTGTAGATGTAAGCAATGGCGATCTAAGCATCACTGTTGAAGTTACAACCGATGATACTTTTCCTTTTAGGGTTGAAGTAGTTACGGAATTAAGAGGCTTTATAGGCACTGACCTATTCAATACCATTCGTGTACAAAATGGCAATGGAGGAACAACACCTTATATTTTCAAAGCGAATGTTGCAAACAGAGACGATTGGGTAGTTAGAATCGACAAACCAGATAAGAAAATAGAAATAATAAACGTTGATCCTAACGATCCTAATATTAGCATTACACTAACTCCGTCTATGCAAGGGATTTCTCCTTACGATTTCACTTTACTTAAATCAATAAATACGGCTACAGGTTTTTGGCGCGGTGCAGTATCGGAAAGTGAAGGCACATTCTTAGCTGTTCCTGGTCAAGAAAATTGGAGTTCATCAGGACCTTCTAAAGCAGATTCGAAAATTTACAAATATAGTTTTGATGGAACATTAATTTGGGATTTCGACTTTGAATGGGAAGCTTGGGGTGGAGATATGAGCGAAGACGGTAAAATAGTTATTGTAGCTAGCAACCGTCCTGAAAGCTCAGGAACTTACAACCCTTCCGGCGATGAATATATGCTTGTTATCGATGGCGAGACAGGAAATGTAATGGCTAATATTCCAGGTCTGGAAACCAAAAGTTTAAAAATATCGCGAGATGCTAAATACGTAGCTATTGGATCACAACACGGAACTTTCCATATTTACGATATTGTGAACCACTTAATGCATATGAATGTTGGCGGCTCTAATATTCACGGACAAGTACGAGAAATGTTATGGAGTAGCGACAATACTTCTCTTTACGTGAGTACAGGCGATGGTTATCTAAGAAAATACAGTCTAAACCTATCAGAAACAGTAAGTTCAATAAATACTTGGACAGCATATGCTGGTGGCTGGGCTTTTATAAACGGATTAAATCTAAGCGAAGACTTCAACTATATTACTGTTGGTTCAAAAGACAAAGGACAAACCGTTATAAGCACTACAGATGGAACTGTTCTTTGGGCTAAGCATACGGGGAATTTCGATTCGAAGATTTCTAAAGACGGTAGAAGGTTAGTTACTTTTGGAGGCAAAATATTTGATCTGCTTACAGGAGAATTAACAGGATTTTTAAACCGTACTGCCACAGCTCATTTCTTTAATACAAGCGACTTTATACTAGCTGCAGATAGAGTAACGATAAACGGAGATAATATCCAAAATGGTATTACTGTGCATTCGCTGGAAGGAATTCAGTTAAACAATACGCTTGGAAAAGACCGATTTTATGATACAAATGATTTAAGTTATACTGGAGGCGAGCAAGTGCAATGGTCTTACCTTTCTGATGATGATAGCCGACTTATTGTTTTAAGTCGAGATATGAATACCCTAAACGAAGTAGGCATTTCTATTTATTCTATTGCGAATAATGGAGAAGGACCTTTATCTGTTGAGGATAAACCTACGTTTTCTGATATGATTATGCTCTACCCTAACCCAGCAAATGAAAGACTCAACTTTTTACTTAGCAATAGTTTTATCGATGATATCACTTCTATCCAAATATTAGATATTAGTGGTCGGATAGTAAAAAATATTGAATCTATTCTTCCGCATTTAAGTGTTGATATTAACGATTTAGATACTGGAATTTACCTTGTTAGAGTTCAAACTCTAAACGGAAAATATTCTACTAAACTTGTGAAGAGATAA
- a CDS encoding amidohydrolase, whose protein sequence is MKKTHLYLLIIVITMTTACSTKEEVDLIVKNAKVYTVNQDFNIAEAFAVKNGKFVAVGTTDEICSQYQAEEIINLDGQYVYPGFIDAHSHFSGYGQGIQTEAQLFETQSEEEILNLLDSFQKERQNTWVLGRGWDQNDWTTLKFPSKEGLDKLFPEIPVYLVRIDGHAAWVNSKALEMAKITSETFVDGGEVVLKNGEPSGILIDNAMNLVRSLIPEPSLSAKIKALKTAEENCFAVGLTGVTDAGLSLQAVQLIDSLQKSNDLSIRVNAMLDPSQENFDYFLPKGPYVTDKLTVRSIKIYADGALGSRGACMLEPYSDDPRNYGLMIEKEDYYRKISKIALESNYQLATHAIGDSGVRVILRIYGEALQSKNDKRWRIEHSQIIAPKDFDLFGKYSIIPSVQPTHATSDMYWADERVGSERIKGGYAYKQLLNQNNWIPLGTDFPIEKIDPLLTFYAAVVRKDISGYPADGFQIENALSREETLKGMTIWAAKVAFEEQLKGSIEKGKFADFVVLNQDIMECEDSAIPNTLINYTVIGGKIVYKNK, encoded by the coding sequence ATGAAAAAGACACATCTTTATTTATTAATTATCGTAATAACTATGACAACCGCTTGCAGCACTAAGGAAGAAGTAGACTTAATTGTAAAAAATGCTAAAGTTTATACTGTAAACCAAGACTTTAACATTGCTGAAGCATTTGCTGTTAAAAACGGAAAATTTGTAGCTGTTGGAACGACTGATGAAATATGTTCTCAATATCAAGCAGAAGAAATTATTAATCTTGATGGACAATATGTTTATCCGGGATTTATTGACGCTCATTCTCATTTCTCCGGTTATGGACAAGGAATTCAAACCGAAGCGCAGCTATTTGAAACTCAATCGGAAGAAGAAATCTTAAACTTGTTGGATAGTTTTCAAAAAGAGCGACAAAACACTTGGGTTTTAGGTCGTGGCTGGGATCAAAACGATTGGACGACACTTAAATTCCCATCTAAAGAAGGATTGGATAAGCTATTTCCTGAAATTCCGGTATATTTAGTTCGTATTGACGGACATGCCGCTTGGGTTAACAGCAAGGCACTTGAAATGGCAAAAATAACTTCAGAAACATTTGTTGATGGGGGAGAAGTAGTATTAAAAAATGGAGAACCAAGTGGGATTTTAATCGATAATGCTATGAATTTAGTACGTTCTTTAATTCCGGAACCTAGTCTATCAGCAAAAATAAAAGCATTGAAAACAGCAGAGGAAAATTGTTTTGCTGTGGGTTTAACCGGAGTAACAGATGCGGGGCTTAGTCTACAGGCTGTACAGCTAATTGATAGTCTGCAAAAATCAAACGATTTAAGTATTCGTGTTAATGCAATGTTAGATCCAAGTCAAGAAAATTTTGATTATTTCTTACCAAAAGGTCCATATGTTACTGATAAGCTTACGGTACGTTCTATTAAAATATATGCCGACGGAGCACTTGGATCGCGTGGTGCTTGTATGTTAGAGCCTTATTCCGATGATCCCCGAAATTATGGTTTAATGATAGAGAAAGAGGATTATTATCGCAAAATAAGTAAAATAGCTTTAGAAAGTAATTATCAGCTTGCAACCCACGCTATTGGAGACTCAGGAGTTAGAGTTATATTGCGCATTTATGGCGAAGCTTTACAGTCTAAAAACGATAAACGTTGGAGAATTGAACATTCTCAGATAATCGCACCGAAAGATTTTGATCTTTTTGGAAAGTACTCGATAATCCCTTCCGTTCAACCAACTCATGCCACATCAGATATGTATTGGGCAGATGAGAGAGTAGGTTCGGAAAGGATAAAGGGTGGATATGCTTACAAACAATTGTTAAATCAAAATAATTGGATTCCTCTTGGAACTGATTTCCCAATTGAGAAAATAGATCCTCTTTTAACTTTTTACGCAGCTGTTGTAAGAAAAGATATAAGTGGCTATCCTGCCGATGGTTTTCAGATAGAAAATGCTTTAAGTCGTGAAGAAACTCTAAAAGGAATGACTATTTGGGCTGCCAAGGTAGCATTTGAAGAGCAGCTTAAAGGTAGTATTGAAAAGGGGAAATTTGCCGACTTTGTGGTTTTAAATCAGGATATTATGGAATGTGAAGATTCGGCTATTCCTAATACACTTATTAATTATACGGTAATTGGAGGTAAGATAGTTTATAAGAATAAGTAA
- a CDS encoding ABC transporter ATP-binding protein: protein MISSDKNILETKDLSIGYTQKNKQVEIQSSLNLQLKKGELCCLIGPNGVGKSTLLRSFSAELNSLSGDILLDGTSIKNYDSQQLSKNLSIVLTESVYIPNMTVKELIAMGRFPYTNFWGKINNKDREKVDEAINLLSLQSLANRNFIELSDGEKQKVLIAKALAQDTPLILLDEPTAFLDFPSKMAILAELRKIAHQKNVGIILSTHDLELALKMADLIWLLPEKNKVQTGIPEDLVLKGAISKAFSNDILSFDLKTAHFIQNIKSVDVLNIEGNSIEIEWLKRALIRKGISANTKQSMPLKAYYDSKRREFIIEKENEIFAAFASIDKILTVIENTKFNNYEKDTSLFINYRNNYDNRLQH from the coding sequence TTGATAAGCTCAGATAAAAATATTTTAGAAACTAAGGATTTATCTATTGGTTATACCCAAAAAAATAAGCAGGTAGAAATACAGTCATCCCTTAATTTACAGCTAAAGAAAGGGGAGCTTTGCTGTTTAATTGGACCCAATGGTGTTGGTAAATCTACTCTTTTACGAAGCTTTAGTGCGGAGCTTAACAGCTTGAGCGGAGACATTCTACTAGATGGGACTTCTATTAAAAATTATGATAGTCAACAACTATCAAAAAACTTAAGTATTGTTTTAACAGAGAGTGTTTATATTCCAAATATGACCGTTAAGGAGTTGATAGCTATGGGACGATTTCCTTATACTAATTTTTGGGGAAAAATAAATAATAAGGATAGGGAGAAGGTTGATGAAGCAATAAATCTACTATCATTACAGAGTTTGGCTAATCGTAATTTTATTGAGTTGAGTGATGGCGAAAAACAAAAAGTATTAATTGCTAAAGCTCTTGCTCAGGATACTCCATTAATTTTATTAGATGAACCAACGGCTTTTCTTGATTTCCCTTCAAAGATGGCTATATTGGCGGAGCTTCGTAAAATTGCTCATCAGAAAAATGTTGGTATTATTTTGTCTACTCACGATTTAGAATTGGCATTGAAAATGGCCGATTTAATATGGCTTCTTCCCGAAAAGAATAAAGTCCAAACTGGAATCCCCGAAGATTTAGTTTTAAAGGGTGCTATTTCTAAGGCTTTTTCAAACGATATACTATCTTTTGATTTAAAGACAGCGCATTTTATCCAGAATATAAAATCAGTAGATGTTTTAAATATTGAAGGTAACTCCATAGAAATTGAATGGCTAAAAAGAGCTTTAATCCGAAAAGGTATTAGTGCTAATACAAAGCAATCTATGCCGTTAAAAGCCTATTATGACAGTAAAAGAAGAGAATTTATTATAGAAAAAGAAAATGAAATATTTGCTGCTTTTGCTTCCATCGACAAAATATTAACCGTTATAGAAAACACTAAATTTAATAATTATGAAAAAGACACATCTTTATTTATTAATTATCGTAATAACTATGACAACCGCTTGCAGCACTAA
- a CDS encoding iron ABC transporter permease, whose amino-acid sequence MRFIYIILSIFLLGLIFLNLAIGSVSVPSAVFLHFFDTNTPENEIVWRHIILESRMPQAVTAILAGSSLGLAGLQMQTLFRNPLAGPSILGISSGASLGVALLTLGSGIGTGFIGSNILNELGVHLAAFIGAFLVLFIVLLAAKKVKNNASLLIIGIMVGYAVSSIIGLLNFVGQQGEVHAFVIWGLGSFANVQNSQLVLFIILVFPALFLSSLLIKPMNAMLLGESYAQNLGVNLKRVRWQLILLSGYLTAIITAFTGPIAFIGLATPHLARLLFKSSDHKQLIPAVLLLGTITSLACNLLARMPFFQDVLPINVITSLFGAPLVIYLIIKRKQIGF is encoded by the coding sequence ATACGTTTTATTTACATTATCCTAAGCATATTTTTGCTTGGGTTGATATTCTTAAACTTAGCTATTGGCTCAGTATCGGTTCCTTCTGCTGTATTTCTTCATTTTTTTGATACAAATACCCCCGAAAATGAGATTGTTTGGCGACACATAATTTTAGAATCACGAATGCCGCAAGCTGTTACAGCTATTTTAGCAGGTTCATCTTTGGGATTAGCCGGATTACAAATGCAAACACTTTTTCGTAATCCTTTAGCCGGACCATCTATTTTAGGAATTAGTTCTGGTGCTAGTCTTGGTGTAGCTTTGTTAACATTGGGTTCCGGAATAGGAACAGGTTTTATAGGCTCAAATATATTGAATGAACTTGGAGTTCATTTAGCCGCTTTTATTGGAGCTTTCTTGGTTTTGTTTATTGTTTTGTTGGCAGCAAAAAAAGTAAAAAATAATGCATCTCTGCTTATTATTGGAATAATGGTAGGATATGCTGTCTCATCTATAATCGGACTATTAAATTTTGTTGGTCAGCAAGGAGAAGTTCACGCATTTGTTATTTGGGGATTGGGTAGTTTTGCCAATGTTCAGAATAGTCAGTTAGTACTATTTATTATCTTAGTTTTTCCTGCTTTATTTTTATCATCATTACTTATAAAACCAATGAATGCAATGCTTTTGGGAGAGTCTTACGCACAAAATTTAGGTGTAAATCTAAAGCGAGTTCGGTGGCAGTTAATTCTTCTTTCGGGTTATCTAACAGCGATAATTACCGCTTTTACAGGTCCCATCGCTTTTATTGGATTAGCTACACCTCATTTAGCTCGATTACTTTTTAAATCTTCAGATCATAAGCAATTAATACCGGCAGTTTTATTGCTCGGTACTATAACATCCCTTGCTTGTAATCTTTTGGCAAGAATGCCTTTTTTCCAAGATGTATTACCAATAAATGTAATCACTTCGCTATTTGGAGCTCCTTTGGTAATCTATTTAATTATTAAACGAAAACAAATAGGATTTTGA
- a CDS encoding ATPase, whose translation MILIADSGSTKTDWILIDLKSGRRTYFEGIGLNPYHSNSNSINKEVLQLFKSIDTLKVSHIYFYGAGCSTKSTKQVIIDGLMNLFSNSKIEVYHDLEGAARSLCKNTEGIACILGTGSNATHFDGKKIIDSAVSLGYLLGDEGSGNAMGKKLIHSIYLKTAPDLIIQDFEKTFNLTLEKLLIEIYQKPYPNRFLASFTKYINQNKNNPFILELIHKTFEEFTQLVILPLNPDKKLTVHFTGSIAWFFKDELEFIINKSGFILGRITQKPIDDLAEYHLLNI comes from the coding sequence ATGATATTAATTGCCGATAGCGGTTCTACAAAAACAGATTGGATTTTAATAGATTTAAAATCCGGACGGCGTACTTATTTTGAAGGAATAGGACTAAATCCCTATCATTCAAATAGTAATAGCATTAATAAAGAGGTTCTGCAATTATTCAAATCTATAGATACATTAAAAGTTTCTCATATATATTTTTATGGTGCCGGTTGCTCAACAAAATCAACTAAACAAGTTATTATAGATGGTTTGATGAACCTTTTTTCTAATTCTAAAATTGAAGTGTACCATGATTTAGAAGGAGCAGCACGATCTTTATGCAAAAATACAGAAGGAATTGCCTGTATTTTAGGAACCGGATCAAACGCAACACATTTCGACGGTAAAAAAATAATAGATAGTGCGGTATCCTTAGGTTATCTTTTAGGTGATGAAGGATCAGGCAATGCTATGGGAAAAAAACTCATTCACTCTATTTACCTTAAAACAGCACCTGATTTAATTATTCAAGATTTCGAAAAAACATTTAATCTGACACTTGAAAAATTACTTATAGAAATTTATCAGAAGCCCTACCCTAACAGATTCTTAGCTTCGTTTACAAAATATATAAATCAAAATAAAAATAATCCGTTTATCTTAGAACTGATACATAAAACTTTTGAGGAATTTACTCAGTTGGTTATTCTTCCATTAAATCCCGATAAAAAGTTAACTGTTCATTTTACGGGTTCTATTGCTTGGTTCTTTAAAGATGAATTGGAATTTATTATTAATAAATCAGGATTTATTTTAGGCCGTATTACTCAAAAACCCATTGACGATTTAGCAGAATATCATTTACTCAATATTTAA
- a CDS encoding glycosyltransferase, which produces MKLSVIIVNYNVEFYLEQCLLSVQKALKNIESEIWVVDNNSVDYSIRMLKSKFPDVHIIENKINAGFSVANNQAIQQANGEYIVLLNPDTIVEEDTFSKALDYMCKNPNVGGLGVKMLDGKGNFLAESKRGLPTPQVAFYKIFGLSKLFPKSKIFGRYHLGFLDKEKIHEVDILAGAFMLIPKKVLEEIGLLDERFFMYGEDIDLSYRITSAGYKNIYFPKTSIIHFKGESTKKGSINYVFVFYRAMILFAQKHFSTSHAKLFSFLINIAIYARASIALLFRFFRRIYLPILDIILLFGGIYFIQDYWEKTYLTENAYPWYYITYVLPVYIIIWTISSWFSGAYDRPYNTWKSIKGMGFGTIIILVFYALLPESLRFSRAIILFSTIWGMFSFALLRGVLNLLKLSDFTQNISNEKRVAILGEISEAKRVAELLRTSPYPPGFIGVVNSKISNTFHEGVIGNLKQLEDLITIYRINELVFCSDSLNASEIIEHMTHLDSAKIAFKIAPHKSSAVIGSKSISQAENLYMIDIDGILKPNNKRAKRLFDIISALSLLIISPVCVWFVNQKASFFSNILKVLFGFKSWVGYDLSAYSSQKDLPLIKKGILFPKDAFPDKKISNDISAKLNLMYAQDYKLKNDFQILRKACKYLGRKI; this is translated from the coding sequence ATGAAACTATCGGTAATCATAGTTAATTATAATGTGGAGTTTTATCTTGAGCAATGCCTTTTATCTGTTCAAAAAGCTTTAAAAAATATTGAAAGCGAAATTTGGGTAGTTGACAATAATTCTGTTGATTATTCTATTAGAATGTTAAAAAGTAAATTTCCCGATGTTCATATAATAGAGAATAAAATAAATGCAGGCTTTTCTGTTGCCAATAATCAAGCCATACAGCAAGCTAATGGCGAATATATCGTTTTACTTAATCCCGATACTATTGTTGAAGAAGACACCTTTAGCAAAGCTTTAGATTATATGTGTAAAAACCCTAATGTAGGTGGCTTAGGTGTTAAAATGTTAGATGGGAAAGGTAATTTTTTAGCAGAGTCTAAACGTGGTTTACCAACCCCGCAAGTAGCTTTTTATAAGATATTTGGCTTATCAAAACTATTTCCTAAATCAAAAATTTTCGGACGTTATCATTTAGGTTTTCTCGACAAAGAAAAAATACACGAAGTTGATATTCTTGCAGGAGCATTTATGTTAATACCAAAAAAAGTTTTAGAAGAAATTGGTTTACTCGACGAGCGTTTTTTTATGTACGGTGAGGATATTGACCTATCCTACAGGATAACAAGCGCAGGATATAAAAATATTTATTTTCCTAAAACGAGTATTATTCATTTTAAAGGAGAAAGCACAAAAAAAGGTAGTATTAACTACGTATTTGTTTTTTACCGCGCCATGATTTTATTCGCTCAAAAGCATTTCTCCACTAGCCATGCCAAGCTTTTTAGTTTTCTTATCAATATCGCTATTTATGCTCGCGCATCTATTGCTCTTTTATTTCGCTTCTTTAGACGTATATATCTTCCTATTTTAGATATTATACTGCTTTTTGGGGGGATCTATTTTATTCAGGATTATTGGGAAAAAACCTACTTAACTGAAAATGCCTACCCTTGGTATTATATAACTTATGTTCTACCTGTATATATTATCATATGGACAATATCATCTTGGTTTAGTGGAGCTTACGACCGCCCATATAATACTTGGAAAAGCATTAAAGGTATGGGCTTTGGAACTATAATAATTTTAGTTTTTTATGCTCTTCTTCCGGAATCTCTTCGTTTTAGCAGAGCAATAATTTTATTTAGTACTATTTGGGGAATGTTTTCTTTTGCTTTATTACGTGGAGTTTTAAACTTATTAAAACTCAGCGATTTTACTCAAAATATTTCTAATGAAAAACGAGTTGCTATTTTGGGCGAGATAAGCGAAGCAAAACGTGTTGCAGAACTTCTAAGAACATCACCATATCCTCCGGGATTTATTGGTGTAGTAAATTCCAAAATATCAAACACATTTCACGAGGGAGTAATTGGCAATTTAAAGCAATTAGAAGATTTAATAACCATATACAGAATAAACGAATTAGTATTTTGCTCCGACAGTCTTAATGCTTCAGAAATTATAGAGCATATGACACACTTAGATTCAGCTAAGATTGCGTTTAAAATAGCACCTCACAAAAGCTCGGCAGTAATTGGGAGTAAGAGCATCTCTCAAGCTGAGAATCTGTATATGATTGACATTGACGGCATTCTGAAGCCAAACAATAAAAGAGCCAAAAGATTATTCGATATTATATCAGCTTTAAGCTTATTAATAATTAGTCCTGTTTGTGTCTGGTTTGTAAATCAAAAAGCTTCCTTTTTTTCAAATATATTAAAAGTACTGTTTGGGTTTAAAAGTTGGGTCGGTTACGACCTGTCGGCTTACTCTTCGCAAAAAGACCTTCCTCTAATAAAAAAGGGTATTTTGTTTCCAAAAGATGCATTTCCCGACAAGAAAATTTCTAATGATATTTCGGCAAAACTAAATTTGATGTATGCGCAAGATTATAAACTAAAAAATGATTTCCAAATTTTACGAAAAGCTTGTAAATATTTAGGACGTAAAATTTAA
- the rlmB gene encoding 23S rRNA (guanosine(2251)-2'-O)-methyltransferase RlmB, with the protein MDKQLMIFGIRSLIEAIHEGKEIDKVFIQKGLKGDLYNELYQLVKKRGIPFSLVPIEKINRLTRKNHQGVVAFISSIQYQDIEQLIPMLYEQGKTPFILVLDRITDVRNFGALARTAECAGVDAILIPARGAAAINADAIKTSAGALHKIPVCRARFLQDDLKFLKESGLKIVGVSEKAKKAYYEETYNEPLALMLGSEEDGISDIYLPLLDEFVRIPMTGSIASLNVSVAGGILMFEASKHRHN; encoded by the coding sequence ATGGACAAACAACTTATGATTTTTGGTATTAGAAGCCTTATAGAAGCAATTCATGAAGGAAAAGAAATTGATAAGGTATTTATTCAGAAAGGTTTAAAGGGTGATCTTTATAATGAGCTTTATCAATTGGTAAAAAAGCGAGGGATTCCTTTTTCTCTTGTTCCGATTGAAAAAATTAATCGTTTAACTCGCAAGAATCATCAAGGTGTAGTTGCTTTTATTTCCTCTATTCAGTATCAAGATATTGAACAGCTAATCCCTATGCTCTATGAGCAAGGAAAAACTCCTTTTATACTGGTTTTAGATAGAATAACTGATGTTCGTAATTTTGGTGCTTTGGCGCGTACAGCCGAATGTGCAGGAGTAGATGCTATTTTAATTCCCGCTAGGGGAGCAGCAGCAATAAATGCTGATGCTATTAAAACATCTGCCGGAGCATTACATAAAATTCCTGTCTGTAGAGCACGTTTTCTTCAAGACGACTTGAAATTTTTAAAAGAAAGCGGTTTAAAAATAGTTGGGGTTTCGGAAAAAGCCAAAAAAGCTTATTATGAAGAAACTTACAATGAGCCCTTAGCTTTGATGTTGGGATCTGAAGAAGATGGAATTTCAGATATTTATCTTCCTCTTTTAGATGAGTTTGTGAGAATACCTATGACAGGAAGCATTGCATCTTTAAATGTTAGTGTTGCGGGTGGTATTTTAATGTTTGAGGCAAGCAAACATAGACATAATTAA
- a CDS encoding GWxTD domain-containing protein, which yields MFKKTFFILSLVAIFSSCATNKYSQLNYAKLYQQDYPGNIFQSKVFNANDSISELFVQVNLNALAVASGESKTEVLKNYIFDYSLIDANKEKEVLQQGRISLTDSPDKSENYKSFKIKLHTQASGEYVLFSGIENKSGTKAFTSRSNIQKGVPYSEQNFMLLNEDGSIHWDNFVRENEKLQIKVNDLSIKELYISWYAPKFSPAVVPFAPVKPNELKNLENVNPFKIEIINGKSAPLTFKDLGIYLFHLKAEEKRGFAVFKFFKEFPYVATDAQRLFTLRYLNPRWEFEDMMSMEPEKAVEKFWYFKSRKQDRSEDMMRTYYSRVQRANELFTSYKEGWKTDRGMIFMIYGAPDKVYKFKDREVWEYGLDAFYNGLRFQFTREDNPFTHNDFRLFRQAHYEPSWQGIVENWRTDI from the coding sequence ATGTTTAAAAAGACTTTCTTTATATTAAGCTTGGTAGCCATTTTTTCTTCCTGTGCTACCAATAAATATTCGCAACTTAATTATGCTAAACTTTATCAACAGGATTATCCGGGAAATATTTTTCAATCAAAGGTATTTAATGCAAACGATAGTATTTCGGAGTTATTTGTTCAGGTAAACCTAAATGCTTTAGCTGTTGCAAGTGGTGAATCAAAGACAGAGGTGCTAAAAAACTATATTTTTGATTATAGTTTAATCGATGCAAACAAAGAAAAAGAGGTTCTTCAGCAAGGACGTATTAGTTTAACTGATAGTCCTGATAAAAGTGAAAATTATAAGTCTTTTAAAATAAAACTTCACACACAAGCTAGTGGTGAGTATGTTTTGTTCTCCGGTATAGAAAATAAATCTGGGACTAAAGCTTTTACATCGAGAAGTAATATTCAAAAAGGAGTGCCTTATTCAGAGCAAAATTTTATGCTTTTAAATGAAGACGGTAGCATTCATTGGGATAATTTTGTGAGAGAGAATGAAAAACTACAAATTAAAGTCAACGATCTTTCTATAAAAGAATTATATATCAGTTGGTATGCTCCAAAATTTTCGCCGGCAGTAGTTCCTTTTGCTCCGGTAAAGCCTAACGAATTAAAAAACTTAGAAAATGTTAATCCTTTCAAAATTGAAATTATTAATGGAAAATCAGCTCCATTGACATTTAAAGATTTAGGTATTTATCTTTTTCATTTAAAAGCTGAAGAAAAAAGAGGTTTTGCTGTATTCAAATTCTTTAAGGAGTTTCCGTATGTTGCTACTGATGCACAGCGTTTATTTACTTTGCGTTATTTAAATCCACGATGGGAATTTGAGGATATGATGAGTATGGAGCCGGAAAAGGCTGTGGAAAAGTTTTGGTATTTTAAATCGCGTAAGCAAGATAGGAGTGAAGATATGATGCGTACTTATTATAGTCGTGTACAACGTGCTAACGAGCTTTTTACTTCCTATAAAGAAGGTTGGAAAACAGATAGGGGAATGATTTTTATGATTTATGGTGCTCCTGATAAGGTTTATAAATTTAAAGATAGAGAAGTCTGGGAATACGGTTTGGATGCATTTTATAACGGTTTACGTTTTCAATTTACTAGAGAGGATAACCCTTTTACTCATAACGATTTTCGCCTATTTCGCCAAGCTCATTATGAGCCCAGCTGGCAGGGAATAGTTGAAAATTGGAGAACAGATATTTAG